The genome window AATTCTCGAACTCGCAGCCTAATTCGTCCCATATTCCCAACGATAAATCAGCCTACTCTTCCAAAATCTCAACCAAATCTTCGATCGCAATATCAAACACGCGAGCCATTTTGTTTAAAGCTGTGTAATCTACCGTTGCCAGCTTGGGAGAATGGGCATAGCTTCTAACCGTACTGTAAGGAATGCCCGATCGCTCAGAAACTTCTTTCAATGTCCAACCCTTCTCTTCGGCTAGTTCTCGAACCCGCAATCGAATTAGACCCATCTTCCCGCTGACAAATCAGTTCAATGTTCCAAAACCTCAACCAAATCTTCGATCATCAAATCGAAGACAGCAGCAAGTTTCTGCAAAGCCGTGTAGTCTACTGTTGCCAGTTTAGGAGCTTGGGCGTATTTTTTAACCGTGCTGTAAGGAATTCCCGTTCTGTCCGAGACTTCTTTGAGCGTCCAACCCTTCTCCTCAGCGAGTTCTCGAACTCGCAATCGAATTAATCCCATTTATGCTTGACAGCAGCTATGCTCATATCTTTTAATAAAGATAGTTAACAGCGATCGCCCTCGGACCTGAGAAATCTAGAGCGATCGCCTTTCATTCACCACCCACAAAAGTGGGAAGGATTTTCCTATGATACCAAAACAATCGACATATCGCGATCGACTTCAACCTTGGCATCTAATTCGCCACCTCCCCAACTGTCAGCGGTTAACAGTCGCCCGTTTCGCCCGCCGCCCCGATGCTGAATCTTACCTAAATGCACTGCGCCGTTTAATGCCCGCAGTCCCGCATACAATTGTGTTCGTAAATGCGGTCTCTGTGTTAAATGAAAACAGCGTTCCAATTCAAACACAATTGCCGATCGAAGTTTAATTGTTGAAAAGTACGCGCGTGCGGATCTATCCCGTAGGGAATCGCGCTTCCAAAAATAGGAATTATTCTATTTTACCGGAAGTGCGATCGGCCCTAAATTCCCCAAAAAAATGTTGCTAAACTATAAATAGACTTGAGTCAAGGAGTCACATCAATGCCATCTCCCTTTCCCGGTATGGACCCGTATTTAGAGCATCCCGAACTCTGGCCTGCCCTGCATCACTTGTTAATTAGTGAAATTTTTAGATTTTTGTCTCCCCAACTGCGTCCTAAGTATTTAGTCTCGTTGGAAGTGAGAATCTATGAAACCGCTGATGATGATTTGTCAATTGGCATTCCTGACGTAAACGTAATCCAGCCACAAACTGCAACTGAATTAATAACATCAAACGTAGCCGTTGCAGCGCCACCAACACAACCCTTGACAGTAAATATTCCCATGCCATACCAGGTTCGGGAAGGCTATTTAGAAATTAGAGAAAGAGGAAACCAAGCACTAATCACCCTGATAGAAATCCTCTCGCCTAGCAATAAGCGCACAGGAAAAGGACGACAAATGTACGAAGAAAAGCGAGAAGAAATTTTAGGTAGCCGCACTCATTTAATTGAAATAGATTTATTGCGGCGCGGTCGAAAAATGCCAGTTATTGGCAATAATGTTGAAAGTCACTATAGCGTTTTGGTGTGTCGGGGAAATCGCCGTCCCAGAGCAGATTTGTACGCTTTTAACGTGCAAAACGCGATGCCTGCCTTTCCTCTGCCGCTGCGATCGGGCGATACCGAACCTGTAATCAATTTGCAGGAATTATTCACTCAAATTTACGACATAGCAAGTTACGACCTCAAGATAGATTATCGCAACTGGGAAGTCATACCACCGCTGTCAGAAGCCGATACAATTTGGGCAGATGCTTGGTTGCGCGATCGGGGATTGCGAGATTGATTTGGCGTGCAGCCATTCTCTTAGTCTGCGGAGGCAGACTTCGTTTTTGTAGAAGCGATTTCAATCGCCGAATGACTTAATTCAAGCATTGCTTAACAGCTAAACATCTTGGCTTTGCATCAACCGCTGCTTCAAACGCGCCGGATCTCCCCGATCGACAACTTGGCCCTTTTCCAACAAAAAAGCCCCATCACAATAATTCAACTCATCCAAACGGTGAGTCACCCACAAAGCCGTAATCCCGCGATTTTTCACCAACCGCTGCACCGCCGCCACCAAATCCAACTGAGAATCAGGATCTAACAAAGCCGTCGGTTCATCCAACAGCAGAATTTCGCAGTGACGGGCGATCGCCCCAGCAAGGGCAATTCGCTGCTTTTGGCCCCCACTCAAAGCATAAATCGGCCGCCGCTGCAAATCCAGCAAATTCACAGCCTCCAAAGCCTCCGCCACCCTCGCCCGCACCTGAATGTTAGAAAGCTTTTCCTCCACCAGACCAAAAGCCACATCCGCACCCACCGTCGGCATCACCAATTGGTGGTCGGGATTTTGGAACACAAAACCCACCCGCCCACTCAGGCTAATTTCCCCCGACTGGGGGTGCAGCAGCCCAGCCATCAGCCTCAGCAGCGTAGATTTGCCGCTGCCGTTAGTGCCCAAAAGCATCCAAAATTCGCCCTTGGGTACATCCAGAGAGCAACCTTGCAACACTCGATCGCCCGACGGCCAGCAAAAACCCAAATCCCGCACAGCAACGGCTGGCTGACTCATATCGCCACCAACACCCCCAGCCCTCATTCTGCTGTCATCGAAACAAAGCCAGGGGATCTGCCTGTAGATGACGCCCCCGATTTCTGAGAAACCACCACCCCAGAAATCTCGCTGCTGAGTACAGCCACCTTTTTCTCAGGATTTTTCTCGCAGGTGAGTTCCAAAATTTGCGGTTGGGAGTTGCGAACCGCCGCCAGTACCTCCTGGTAAACAGTCTCAGCGTCCTCCTCCAACTTCCGCTGCACCGACAGCGAGACGGGCGTATTCTTCACAATGATGTCAATGCTGAACATATAGTCTTAAAAACCTAAGTTTGGAGCTCTATCCTCAGTATATATATAGGACTTACCCACGGAAACCCAGTTTCTTAGAAAAATCAGAGGTTGAGGCCGATATATCTACCCAGCCACCCGGGTTCTGACGCACAGCCCAAAGACTCCTCTACAGTAGAAGTGCCCAAATGCAGGGCAAAGAATTCGGGGGCTTCGAGGGCTTCGGGGACTTCGGGGACTTCCGACAAGTCAATAGCCGGAAGTTTTTCAAGAAAAACTTGCTCTTGTAAAGAATTACCTCTATAATCGTCAATACGGTAAAGAAAAGTAAACTCTCTTCATAATCCCACTCGTTTTCTGCTAAGCAGAGGCAACGGTTGGAGATTGATGATTTAGAGACCGATCCGCTGTAATTATATCTATTTGGAGATTTGCGTAAATGACAATCGCAGTCGGACGCGCCCAGACCGAAAGAGGCATCTTTGATGTACTCGACGACTGGCTCAAACGCGATCGCTTCGTCTTCGTAGGCTGGTCTGGCATCCTGCTATTCCCCTGCGCCTACCTAGCCATCGGTGGCTGGTTAACAGGCACCACCTTCGTCACATCCTGGTACACCCACGGTTTGGCAAGTTCCTACCTCGAAGGAGCCAACTTCCTCACCGTAGCAGTGTCCACCCCAGCCAACAGCCTCGGACACTCCCTGCTGTTCCTGTGGGGCCCCGAAGCACAGTGGGACTTCACCCGCTGGTTCCAACTCGGCGGGCTGTGGACCTTCGTCGCCCTCCACGGCGCCTTCGCACTGATCGGCTTTTGCCTGCGTCAGATTGAAATCGCCCGTTTGGTAGGCATCCGTCCCTACAACGCCCTAGCATTCACCGGCCCCATCGCCGTGTTTGTGTCGGTGTTCCTGCTTTACCCCTTGGGTCAATCAGGCTGGTTCTTCGCCCCCAGTTTCGGCGTCGCAGCAATTTTCCGCTTTTTGTTATTCCTGCAAGGCTTCCACAACTGGACCCTCAACCCGTTCCACATGATGGGCGTTGCAGGCATCTTGGGCGGCGCGCTGCTGTGCGCCATCCACGGTGCAACCGTAGAAAACACCTTGTTTGAAGACGGCGACGGTGCTAACACCTTCCGCGCCTTCAACCCAACTCAGTCAGAAGAAACCTACTCGATGGTGACAGCCAACCGCTTTTGGTCGCAAATCTTCGGAATTGCCTTCTCCAACAAACGCTGGTTGCACTTCTTCATGCTGTTCGTACCTGTCACAGGCTTGTGGATGAGCTCCATTGGCATCGTCGGTTTAGCATTAAACCTGCGCGCCTATGACTTCGTATCACAAGAATTGCGCGCTGCTGAAGATCCTGAGTTTGAAACGTTCTACACTAAGAACATTCTGCTTAACGAAGGCATTCGTGCTTGGATGGCTCCGACAGACCAACCCCACGAAAACTTCATCTTCCCTGAAGAAGTTCTGCCTCGCGGTAACGCTCTGTAATCAGCGCGCAATATCAAAATTTCCAACATTTTAAAAGGGTAAGATAAAGCAGTTTAGGCTTTACCCTTAATGCTTAAAAAGCTCCTGCCTGGTGGCGGGAGCTTTTTGTTTCCAGGATTCGATCGAATTAGCGCCCTCAAAAAAGTTGATTTTGTACAAAAACCAACTCTGCCGGTAGCTAGAACAACTTGTGTCTTTATATCTGGTGAACTCTCCTATCTGGCAATAAATCGAGCGGTCTTTCCCCGCCACCAGAGATGGACTAAATTGCCAAAAAGTTTACAAAAGTGGGTCATACTTAACTTGACTGATTAACATTCTGGGCGGTATAATTACATCAACTCCTAAAAAACGCTTAATTATCTGGGAAAATAAACCGAGCGTGCAAGTCAAAACTTACCAGCCTGTTACAAGGTCGAACCGAAGTCCGCGTTTCGTTAAATTGGTTGAAAATAGTGGATGACTCATGGCTAAAAGCTTAAACTAAGATTAATTAAATTAGGGCGTTCCTCCACCCAATTAACGCTTGTAGACTAGAATGAGCCGACTCCCGGGGATGAAACTCCGAAGCTGACCCTTCAGAAGTAATTGAGATTGAATGGTGAGACTTAATTGACACTCTCCTGGCTAAAGCCGAGGAGATTCTTGATTCGCAGAATCGACTTGCCGGTGCAGAATTACTTCAACATCGGTAGCGGTCAATTCTCCACAAGCGTTCGGATCTAAGATCCAAGTTCCGACGTGCCCCGCGTACTCAATCCCCGACTCAGGATATTTTTAGCTGCGTTCCAGTCACGATCTAATACGCATCCACACCGACAAGCGTGGGTTCGCGTTGAGAGACTTTTCTTAACAATTGTTCCGCAACTAGAGCATTCTTGACTTGTTCCGTTAGCTGGTACGGCAATCGTAATTCTTCCGAATACTTTGCCAAAATATTCCAGCCAAATTCGGAACATATACCAAGAAGCGTCGTTAATCGATTTTGCCAGACAGTGATTCTTCACCATATTTTTAATCCTCAAATCTTCGTAGACTACACAGTCGTTAGACTGGATGACGCATCTTGCCAACTTCACGGCAAAATCTTTACGCTGTCTGCTGATTTTGAGGTGGCGCTTCCCTAGAATCGCTCTAGCTTTTTTCCGGTTTTGCGAACCCTTGACTCGTTTTGAAACTCGTTTTTGGGATTTCTTCAACCTGCGTTCTCCCTGGCGGAGGAAACGCGGGTTATCAACTGCAACGCCATTTGAGTCAGTGTAAAACTCTTTAAGTCCTACATCTAACCCGATGGTGTTACCCGTGATTTCAATCTTTTCAGAACGGTCAACTTGAATGCAAAACTGGACATAATATCCGTCTGCCCGTCTCACCAAACGTACTCGTTTGATTTGACTGCGCTGAGAGAAATGTAAGTCGCGCGTTCCTTTTAACTTGAGCTTTCCGATTCCTTGCTTGTCGGTAAAAGTGATTGATTTCCGGTCGTCTGCCAGACGCCAGCCCGTAGTTTTGTACTCGACGGAGCGGTTGTGTTTCTGGAATTGCGGGAATCCTTTTTTTCCTGGGACTTTCTTTTTACAGTTGTCGTAGAATCGGGAGATTGCCGACCACGCTCTTTCTGAGCTCGATTGTCGAGCCATGCTATTCAATTCGTCGCAAAACGGAAATTCCTTAGCTAAAACAGCGCTATACTTGTTCAATGCGTATTTATCAACTTTTTCGTTTTCCATCCAAAACCGCAGTGCTTTGTTTCGGATGAACTGCACTGTTCTAATTGCTTCGTCTACAGCGTCAAATTGCTGTTTTTTCCCGTATGCTTTGAACTCAAAAACTAACATGACTTCGACCTCATCACGATAGTCTTATGCTACCAGAGTCGGCTTAATATCCCTCTAGTTGTTCACAAAGATTTACATGGTTTTACTTGACAGCGCCATCCTGAGAGTTCAGAAAATAGACTGGGAGGCTAAAGCCTCCTTGTCCCTTTCATCCCCGGACTAAAGTCGCGGGGTTTTCAGGGTATTATTTATAATGTTTTAGCCAAGTTTTGTGTAGCAGTTGCAATGCACCTGATAAGCGCACAGCCCGGATTCTGAAGAACACATGGGCAAATAGCTGAAACGCCGATCGCCCGCTTGCTGTAGAGATCGATCGAAGACCTGGCAGCAGCAGTAATTTGCCCTCATCTTACAAAAATCTCAATTTGCATCCCCCACTTCTAATTCCTTGTGTTATTCTAATAATTGTGAATACTAGAATGATACTCAGAACGCAAGTTCTTCTGGTAACGCTGGCAATGGCTAGCGCACAAATCATCACCTTAAATCTTGTATTTAGGTGATGTGCGTTCCAATATTAAGCCATTTAGCTAAACCTGGAGGTGATGCCCATGATAGAAAGTAGTAAACGCATGGGTCATCAGATTGGAAACTACCGGCTGTGCGCCGGGGCCGCTCACTAGCAGTCAGCCGTCGTCTCCAACGGGAAACGACTTCCACGGGGAACCAGGCTGAGCTAGGGATTCTCCCGGCAGTCAGGTTCTAATCTGAAGACCCGCTAGACCGCTCTCACCTCAAATAGTGTTAAATCTTGAGTATTAAAACTTGAGACTAAACACTATTGGTGAGAGCGGATAGTTTTTGGTAAGGGTTTCTACACGTGGGCAGTTAATCTGCCATTGCTAATCCCAAAGAAAATAAATTATGGCTGAGCTAATTAACAATACTGAAATTCAAGAGCGCGCCAGTCAATTGTCAGGCTGGACGGTTGAAGGCAAACAACTGCGCTCTACCCGTTTATTTAAAGATTTTATCGAAGCGATCGCCTTTGTGAATAAGTTGGTCGCCTCCTCAGAAGCAGCAGCACATCACCCCGATATAGAAATTTCCTACAACAAAGTTACACTTAACTTGACAACTCACGATGCCGGAGGGTTAACTGAGAAAGACTTTGCGCTAGCCCAAGAAATTTCTACGCTAGATTAAAAGAGTGCCCGCTGGCCCAACAAGAGTCCCCGCTAGAGAAAAGCTCGCAAATAAAAAATCGACTTGGGGTTAGAATCGGGTGCTAAAAAGTCGAGAGGCCAAACGTTCAATGTATAAAAGGCTATTCCCCATCATCCGACCATGATCGTATTTGAAAAGCCAGAGTTCAAGAACGAGTCTGCTGCCGAAAAAACCGATCTGATAGAAAAGCTTTTAGATATTGGCGCGGCTCTGTCGAGCGCCCAAGATTTGGGCGAATTGTTAAACTTAATTTTATCCAAAAGTAGAGAAATTACATACAGCGATGCTGGCAGCGTTTACTTAGTAGATCACAGCGACGAAAAATCTAAGCTGCTGTTCAAGGTAGCCCAAAACGCTTCTAAACCGAGACTGTCGTTTAAAGAGTTTGCCCTGCCACTGACAGACAAAAGCTTGGCGGGATACGTGGCAATTACAGGTCAAAGTTTGAACCTGTCTGATGCCTACGAC of Oscillatoria nigro-viridis PCC 7112 contains these proteins:
- a CDS encoding DUF4058 family protein yields the protein MPSPFPGMDPYLEHPELWPALHHLLISEIFRFLSPQLRPKYLVSLEVRIYETADDDLSIGIPDVNVIQPQTATELITSNVAVAAPPTQPLTVNIPMPYQVREGYLEIRERGNQALITLIEILSPSNKRTGKGRQMYEEKREEILGSRTHLIEIDLLRRGRKMPVIGNNVESHYSVLVCRGNRRPRADLYAFNVQNAMPAFPLPLRSGDTEPVINLQELFTQIYDIASYDLKIDYRNWEVIPPLSEADTIWADAWLRDRGLRD
- a CDS encoding helix-turn-helix domain-containing protein produces the protein MGLIRLRVRELAEEKGWTLKEVSERSGIPYSTVRSYAHSPKLATVDYTALNKMARVFDIAIEDLVEILEE
- the psbD gene encoding photosystem II D2 protein (photosystem q(a) protein), producing MTIAVGRAQTERGIFDVLDDWLKRDRFVFVGWSGILLFPCAYLAIGGWLTGTTFVTSWYTHGLASSYLEGANFLTVAVSTPANSLGHSLLFLWGPEAQWDFTRWFQLGGLWTFVALHGAFALIGFCLRQIEIARLVGIRPYNALAFTGPIAVFVSVFLLYPLGQSGWFFAPSFGVAAIFRFLLFLQGFHNWTLNPFHMMGVAGILGGALLCAIHGATVENTLFEDGDGANTFRAFNPTQSEETYSMVTANRFWSQIFGIAFSNKRWLHFFMLFVPVTGLWMSSIGIVGLALNLRAYDFVSQELRAAEDPEFETFYTKNILLNEGIRAWMAPTDQPHENFIFPEEVLPRGNAL
- a CDS encoding energy-coupling factor ABC transporter ATP-binding protein, whose protein sequence is MRAGGVGGDMSQPAVAVRDLGFCWPSGDRVLQGCSLDVPKGEFWMLLGTNGSGKSTLLRLMAGLLHPQSGEISLSGRVGFVFQNPDHQLVMPTVGADVAFGLVEEKLSNIQVRARVAEALEAVNLLDLQRRPIYALSGGQKQRIALAGAIARHCEILLLDEPTALLDPDSQLDLVAAVQRLVKNRGITALWVTHRLDELNYCDGAFLLEKGQVVDRGDPARLKQRLMQSQDV
- a CDS encoding 4a-hydroxytetrahydrobiopterin dehydratase, translated to MAELINNTEIQERASQLSGWTVEGKQLRSTRLFKDFIEAIAFVNKLVASSEAAAHHPDIEISYNKVTLNLTTHDAGGLTEKDFALAQEISTLD
- a CDS encoding helix-turn-helix domain-containing protein; this translates as MGLIRLRVRELAEEKGWTLKEVSDRTGIPYSTVKKYAQAPKLATVDYTALQKLAAVFDLMIEDLVEVLEH